A window of the Vespa velutina chromosome 7, iVesVel2.1, whole genome shotgun sequence genome harbors these coding sequences:
- the LOC124950606 gene encoding NAD kinase 2, mitochondrial-like yields the protein MKLMPRLLCQPFWPQHVLGIKKVTLWDSIRSKYPNINEISFRNKLKTLHLGTDSNFLKREYEMQINCENKLNEIMKKMGSKFRIIKSTEDGKDDVEWADLVISIGGDEAFLLASQMIKNNKKAIININPKYHANEHIFSMDHCNDIENIFKKLQKGRYNLLMRNRIRTIMYGKDIHRELYQADEKIQSMKDIMKDKDCEKDPKTNMKSTERKIINVQKPRRRVLPWLALNEVYMGEYLSTGSITFTIQVDDQDVYKIQCSGICVCTGSGSNNWYRSMNLQVPETVKRLTKIAMGKEIDENEALEIIESYHRSLLFNPEDKRMSYMIRELYRAKKWPIPKSSPERGMCRKIKVMSHGFDAGLVIDRGITLPFNDGTTAIFEIHPEDALKNFVLQ from the exons atgaAGTTAATGCCACGTTTGCTCTGTCAACCTTTTTGGCCACAACATGTCCTAGGAATAAAAAAGGTAACACTCTGGGATTCTATAAGATCGAAATATCCCAATATCAATGAGATAAGCTTTCGCAATAAACTTAAGACATTGCACTTGGGTACGGATTCAAACTTTTTGAAAAGGGAATATGAAATGCAAATaaattgtgaaaataaattaaacgagataatgaagaaaatgggGAGTAAATTTCGTATAATAAAGAG tACAGAAGACGGTAAAGACGACGTTGAATGGGCTGATCTAGTGATTTCGATCGGCGGAGACGAAGCTTTCCTATTAGCATcccaaatgataaaaaataataagaaagccataataaatataaatcctaAATATCATGCCAATGAGCATATCTTTTCGATGGATCATTGTaacgatatagaaaatatatttaaaaagttgcAAAAAGGGAGATATAATTTGTTGATGAGAAATCGAATAAGGACCATCATGTACGGGAAGGATATTCATCGTGAACTTTATCAAGCAGACGAGAAGATTCAATCGATGAAGGACATAATGAAGGATAAAGACTGCGAGAAGGATCCCAA GACCAATATGAAAAGtaccgaaagaaaaataataaatgttcagAAACCTCGTCGAAGAGTGTTGCCGTGGCTGGCATTAAACGAG gtATACATGGGAGAATATTTATCAACGGGCTCGATCACTTTCACCATTCAAGTCGATGATCAAGATGTCTACAAAATTCAATGTTCCGGAATCTGCGTATGCACTGGTTCAGGATCAAATAATTGGTATCGTTCGATGAATCTTCAAGTACCGGAGACTGTTAAAAGATTAACTAAAATAGCTATGGGAAAAGAGATCGATGAAAATGAGGctttagaaataatagaatcTTATCATCGTAGTCTTTTATTTAATCCAg AAGACAAAAGAATGTCTTACATGATTCGAGAATTGTATAGAGCAAAGAAATGGCCGATACCGAAATCTTCCCCCGAAAGAGGAATGTGTCGAAAAATCAAGGTCATGTCCCATGGTTTCGACGCTGGTTTAGTTATCGATAGGGGCATTACTCTACCATTCAACGACGGTACTACTGCTATATTCGAAATCCATCCTGAAGACGctcttaaaaattttgttcttcAATAA